The following are encoded together in the Clostridium sp. 'White wine YQ' genome:
- a CDS encoding ABC transporter permease, with amino-acid sequence MSKNNKENKIYEIIKPTLFPIFAIVISIFVATFFVVWAKGYSILQYPRALGDLFSTVWKGSFGTQMNTLNTVFYLTPLLFTGVANALAFKTGLFNVGVEGQFVVGMLAAGVTGSIHGLPGVAHLPLVILVGILAGALWGGIPGYLKARFGTNEVINTIMMNYIALYVSNFVILRTPLGAAGKSATPIIEDSAKLARFIPKYQANYGVVIGIVVAVFIAWLLWKTTIGYELRAVGTNPSGAEYGGISIAKNIILAMVISGAVAGLGGAVHLAGGKYYMDDLSTLPGYGFTGMAVALLAKSNPVGCIFAAVLFGALDSSSKTLQLNGIPKEIVYLIQAIIIIFVATDYIVKYFSEKKKKEAMING; translated from the coding sequence TTGAGTAAAAATAATAAAGAAAATAAAATTTACGAAATAATAAAACCTACACTTTTCCCAATTTTTGCAATTGTAATATCTATATTTGTTGCTACATTTTTCGTAGTTTGGGCAAAAGGTTATTCAATTTTACAATACCCAAGGGCATTAGGAGACTTATTTAGTACTGTTTGGAAGGGTAGTTTTGGTACTCAGATGAACACACTAAACACTGTGTTTTATTTAACCCCATTATTATTTACTGGAGTTGCCAATGCATTAGCTTTTAAGACTGGTTTATTTAATGTCGGTGTTGAAGGACAATTTGTAGTAGGTATGTTAGCAGCAGGTGTTACTGGTTCTATACATGGATTGCCAGGAGTAGCGCATCTTCCTCTAGTAATACTAGTAGGTATATTAGCAGGAGCACTTTGGGGAGGGATACCTGGATACCTAAAAGCAAGGTTTGGTACAAATGAAGTTATTAACACAATTATGATGAATTATATAGCACTTTACGTATCTAATTTTGTAATCCTAAGAACTCCTTTAGGGGCAGCAGGAAAATCCGCTACACCTATTATTGAGGATAGTGCAAAATTAGCTAGATTTATACCTAAATATCAAGCTAACTACGGAGTTGTTATAGGTATTGTAGTGGCAGTATTTATTGCTTGGTTATTATGGAAAACAACTATAGGGTATGAACTAAGAGCAGTAGGTACAAATCCTTCTGGAGCAGAATATGGTGGAATAAGTATAGCAAAGAACATAATTCTTGCGATGGTTATTTCAGGAGCTGTAGCAGGATTAGGAGGAGCAGTACATTTAGCTGGTGGAAAATACTATATGGATGACTTAAGTACTTTACCTGGATATGGATTTACAGGAATGGCAGTAGCATTGTTAGCGAAGAGTAATCCTGTTGGTTGTATTTTTGCAGCAGTTTTATTTGGAGCTTTAGATAGTAGTTCAAAAACACTTCAACTTAATGGAATTCCTAAGGAGATAGTTTACTTAATTCAAGCAATTATAATTATATTTGTAGCTACAGATTATATAGTAAAATACTTCTCAGAAAAGAAAAAGAAGGAGGCAATGATAAATGGGTAG
- a CDS encoding M20 metallopeptidase family protein translates to MDPIKLSKEIHDDIIHWRRELHKIPGTGLDIEETYNFVCNELTKMNIEFITLSKTGICALINGENPGPTIAIRADMDGLPIKEETGLKFASNNNCMHACGHDAHTSMLLGTAKILSKYKSILNGNVKLIFQPAEEISAGAKPMIAEGVLENPKVDRVLGLHIGGFFPEVKAGMIGVRTGYTTSAVDKLSVTINGKGGHGALPHLCVDPISIGAEMISALQRIVSREINPLHPVVITIGSIEGGSTWNIIPESVHFQGTIRTIFPEDRELVEKRVIEICNGIVSTNGASAEVVYDKICPSVNNNSEVTKSFMKSALKIVGEENLVYLKEPTMVSEDMAYYLQNVPGTFFFLGSNNPEKGIIYPHHHPKFDVDEDVLWIGPAIFVQAVLDYNSNL, encoded by the coding sequence ATGGATCCTATAAAACTTTCTAAAGAAATTCATGATGATATTATCCACTGGAGAAGGGAACTTCATAAAATTCCTGGAACAGGCTTAGATATAGAAGAAACTTATAATTTCGTTTGTAATGAATTAACAAAAATGAATATTGAATTTATCACTCTTAGCAAGACTGGAATATGCGCACTAATTAATGGCGAGAATCCTGGTCCTACTATTGCCATTAGAGCTGATATGGATGGATTACCTATAAAAGAAGAAACAGGTTTAAAATTCGCTTCAAATAATAATTGTATGCATGCTTGTGGACATGATGCCCACACTTCAATGCTACTTGGAACAGCAAAGATTTTATCTAAATATAAATCTATACTAAATGGTAATGTTAAGTTAATTTTTCAACCTGCAGAAGAAATCTCAGCTGGTGCAAAACCTATGATCGCTGAAGGAGTTCTAGAAAATCCAAAGGTAGACAGAGTTTTAGGATTACACATCGGTGGATTTTTCCCTGAGGTAAAGGCTGGCATGATTGGTGTGAGAACTGGATATACAACTTCTGCAGTTGATAAGTTATCCGTAACAATTAACGGAAAAGGTGGACATGGTGCCTTACCACATCTTTGTGTAGATCCAATATCAATTGGCGCTGAAATGATTTCTGCTCTTCAAAGAATAGTCAGCAGGGAGATAAATCCTCTTCATCCAGTAGTTATTACAATTGGTTCTATTGAAGGTGGTTCTACTTGGAACATCATTCCTGAATCTGTACACTTTCAAGGCACAATTCGAACAATCTTTCCAGAGGATAGAGAACTAGTTGAGAAAAGAGTTATCGAAATCTGTAATGGAATAGTTTCTACTAATGGAGCATCTGCAGAAGTAGTTTATGATAAAATTTGTCCTTCTGTTAATAATAATTCAGAAGTAACTAAAAGCTTTATGAAATCAGCTCTTAAAATTGTTGGAGAAGAAAACCTAGTATACTTAAAAGAACCTACTATGGTTTCTGAAGATATGGCTTACTATCTTCAAAATGTCCCTGGAACATTCTTTTTCCTTGGCTCAAATAACCCTGAAAAAGGAATAATCTATCCACATCATCATCCTAAATTTGATGTAGATGAAGATGTTCTTTGGATAGGTCCAGCAATATTTGTTCAAGCTGTATTAGATTATAATTCAAACTTATAA
- a CDS encoding DUF5105 domain-containing protein, translated as MKKYFRIFAASVAVVMSMALIAGCSKKPAVTPDQYLTFFLDLAVKNQVGDAKKLGISDSEVKKLTDEIDKQYESIAASDSSGLDKESSNKLVESAKKGIAKVKYNIKTVESDNKSAKVEMTVYPVVIDEADLTPEKLITQDEIKQLAKEYTDEATLEKKAQDLALDKVCKYFENPKISDEAKTITVQLKVEKGEWKEVNEGELGNFIENSLYITK; from the coding sequence ATGAAAAAATATTTTAGAATTTTTGCCGCATCTGTTGCAGTAGTAATGTCAATGGCTTTAATAGCAGGATGTAGTAAAAAACCAGCAGTTACACCAGATCAATACTTAACTTTTTTCTTGGATTTAGCTGTAAAAAACCAAGTTGGTGATGCTAAGAAATTAGGAATATCAGATTCCGAAGTTAAGAAGTTAACTGATGAAATTGATAAGCAATATGAAAGTATTGCAGCAAGTGATTCAAGTGGTTTAGACAAGGAAAGTTCTAATAAGCTAGTAGAATCAGCAAAGAAGGGAATAGCTAAGGTTAAATATAATATTAAAACTGTTGAATCTGATAATAAGAGTGCTAAGGTTGAAATGACAGTTTATCCTGTTGTAATAGATGAAGCAGATTTAACTCCAGAGAAGTTAATAACTCAGGATGAAATAAAACAGTTAGCTAAAGAATATACAGATGAAGCAACTTTAGAAAAAAAAGCTCAGGATTTAGCTTTAGATAAGGTATGCAAATATTTTGAAAATCCTAAAATATCAGATGAAGCTAAAACAATTACAGTTCAACTAAAAGTTGAAAAGGGTGAATGGAAGGAAGTAAATGAAGGAGAGCTTGGAAACTTCATAGAAAATAGTTTGTACATAACGAAATAA
- a CDS encoding response regulator transcription factor: MKTNILVIEDDLDIQELISEFLKAENYEVDTASDGIEGINKFKNGDYDLIILDLMLPNLDGFSTCKMIRNKSNVPIIILTALNDEKDQLKAFDFNVDDYITKPFSFNILIKRVEAVLRRIKKEEENIIEYGNLKLDYETYKIYENGEELEFTTKEFEILHLLMNNVHKVLTREMLLDRIWGYDFFGENRIVDAHIKNIRKKLKLPYIQTVKGIGYRLELKDEEK; this comes from the coding sequence ATGAAGACAAATATTTTAGTAATTGAAGATGATTTAGATATACAAGAGTTGATATCAGAATTTTTAAAGGCAGAAAATTATGAAGTAGATACAGCTAGTGACGGAATAGAAGGTATAAATAAGTTTAAAAATGGAGATTATGATCTGATTATTTTAGATCTTATGCTTCCTAATTTAGATGGGTTTTCTACCTGCAAGATGATTAGAAATAAATCTAATGTTCCAATAATTATTTTAACGGCACTAAATGATGAGAAAGACCAATTAAAGGCTTTTGATTTTAATGTTGATGACTATATTACAAAGCCATTCTCCTTCAACATTTTAATAAAAAGAGTTGAAGCTGTACTGAGGAGAATAAAGAAAGAAGAAGAAAATATAATTGAATATGGAAATTTAAAACTTGATTATGAAACATATAAAATATATGAGAATGGAGAAGAGTTAGAATTTACAACTAAGGAATTTGAGATATTGCATTTGTTAATGAACAATGTTCATAAGGTTCTTACTAGAGAAATGCTTTTAGATAGGATATGGGGATACGACTTTTTTGGAGAGAATAGAATTGTTGATGCACATATTAAAAATATTAGAAAGAAACTTAAGTTGCCCTATATACAGACAGTAAAAGGTATAGGATATAGATTGGAGCTTAAAGATGAAGAGAAATAG
- a CDS encoding GGDEF domain-containing protein has product MINNSTNLITSDISKEFNSILDMDSIITHYQPIVSLVNGEVLGYEALTRGPENSVLRNPEKLFDTAHMLNKSLELELLCRTKALRNSKSLSKDKLLFINVDPNIFKDESFKKGLTKEILNGENISTENIIFEITEKTCIEDYKIFKKALFNYLDQGYKIAIDDMGSGYSGLKMLSETRPHYVKIDMDLVRNINEDLFKQSLIECFVKLAQITNMKLIAEGIETQEELQTLISLGVYAGQGYFLGLPSPKILDIDLKIKNYISESNRMKASTFSGIPNNYIGEIVRIDKPFSPNTLCKDLKSYLDSNEITGAAIVKDSIPLGLVMKNSLDSFLATQFGVAVFSKRPVSLVMDTNPLIVDYFTPVGEVSRIAMARKNDTIYDYIIVTKNSRYYGVVTIQSLLNFTTKIEYNYARQLNPLTALPGNGVIEKVISDFILSNSCCCMLYFDLDNFKIYNDTYGFENGDKIIKFTARLIEDEAYKLSPQGPFVGHIGGDDFVCIVQQPYEDCTSLCKRIIERFDKEILDFFNDEHKSDGYIESLDRKGHHERFALTSLSIAGLYGRIGSLNNPEDVGVYVASLKKKVKKIKGSCFLINKL; this is encoded by the coding sequence ATGATAAATAATTCTACAAACTTAATTACTTCTGATATCTCTAAAGAATTCAACTCAATTCTGGATATGGATTCTATAATAACTCATTATCAGCCAATTGTATCGCTAGTAAATGGTGAAGTACTTGGCTATGAAGCCTTAACTAGAGGCCCTGAAAATTCTGTTTTGCGGAATCCTGAAAAGTTATTTGATACTGCTCATATGCTAAATAAAAGTTTAGAACTTGAACTTTTATGTAGAACTAAGGCTCTTAGAAATTCTAAGTCTCTTTCTAAGGATAAACTATTATTCATAAATGTTGATCCTAATATATTTAAGGATGAAAGCTTTAAAAAAGGACTAACCAAAGAAATCCTTAATGGTGAAAATATATCAACAGAAAATATAATCTTTGAAATAACTGAAAAGACTTGTATAGAAGATTATAAGATTTTTAAAAAAGCTTTATTTAACTATCTTGATCAAGGCTATAAAATTGCAATAGATGATATGGGTTCAGGTTATTCAGGTTTAAAGATGCTTTCTGAAACTAGACCGCATTACGTAAAAATAGATATGGATTTAGTAAGAAATATAAATGAAGATCTGTTCAAACAGTCATTAATAGAATGTTTTGTGAAGTTAGCACAAATTACTAATATGAAACTTATCGCAGAAGGTATTGAAACTCAAGAAGAATTACAAACCTTAATTTCTCTAGGCGTTTATGCTGGCCAAGGGTATTTCCTAGGACTTCCTTCCCCTAAAATATTGGATATTGATTTAAAAATAAAAAACTATATTAGTGAATCGAACAGAATGAAAGCTTCAACTTTTAGTGGAATACCTAACAACTACATTGGAGAGATTGTAAGAATAGATAAACCTTTTTCTCCAAATACTCTTTGTAAAGATTTAAAATCATATTTAGATTCAAATGAAATTACCGGTGCTGCAATTGTAAAAGATTCTATTCCCCTTGGTCTCGTTATGAAAAATTCATTAGATTCATTTTTGGCCACCCAATTTGGAGTTGCTGTATTTTCAAAAAGACCTGTCTCTTTAGTTATGGATACTAATCCCTTAATAGTTGACTATTTTACGCCTGTGGGGGAAGTATCTAGAATAGCTATGGCTAGAAAAAATGATACAATCTATGATTACATTATTGTAACTAAGAATTCAAGGTATTATGGTGTTGTTACTATTCAATCTCTACTTAATTTCACTACAAAAATAGAATACAATTATGCCCGGCAACTCAACCCTCTCACTGCTCTCCCAGGTAATGGGGTAATTGAAAAAGTTATTTCTGACTTTATCTTATCCAACTCATGTTGCTGCATGCTTTATTTTGATTTAGATAATTTTAAAATATATAATGATACTTATGGTTTTGAAAATGGCGACAAAATAATAAAGTTTACTGCACGCTTAATTGAAGATGAAGCATATAAGTTATCTCCTCAAGGTCCATTTGTTGGTCATATTGGGGGTGATGACTTTGTGTGCATTGTTCAGCAACCTTATGAAGACTGTACTTCACTTTGCAAGAGAATAATAGAAAGATTTGATAAGGAAATACTTGATTTCTTTAATGATGAACATAAGTCAGATGGATATATTGAATCACTTGATAGAAAAGGCCATCATGAGCGTTTCGCTTTAACTTCCCTATCGATAGCTGGGTTATATGGAAGAATAGGATCTTTAAACAATCCTGAAGATGTAGGCGTGTATGTGGCATCTCTGAAGAAAAAGGTGAAGAAAATTAAAGGAAGTTGCTTTTTAATTAATAAATTATAA
- a CDS encoding APC family permease produces MSSLKSYLIGKPLKSSQIHHEKFSVINGLPVLSSDAISSVAYACEEILWVLVPIMGIGSFKYLGMVSLAIIALLCILVFSYRQTIESYPNGGGSYIVSRENLGVVPSLVAGASLTVDYVLTVAVSTTAGVAAITSAIPWLLDYKIELAVCIIILMAIGNLRGIRDSARFFSVPTYLFLFTAILMIVVGLYKYFILGIEPAQTVVLSNQIGDLTILLFLKAFSAGCTALTGLEAVSDGVPNFKAPATKHAKQVLYLLFGIVVILFGGMSLLASVYHAAPSLDKTVISQIAGQVFGQNTFLFFLMQIATTLILTMAANTAFSDFPLLLSFIARDGYAPRQFAQRGSRLSFSNGIILLSIAASILVVIFRGENHYLLPLYAVGVFVSFTLSQSGMVMKWIRSKQAGWRLKAFINGFGALITLGTAIVISVNKFLHGAWVVFILVPVGVVIMKRINRHYKKVAEQLSLDNNYFPEFSKNEARRFIVPVATLNEAVIKTISYAKCLSKDITAFHISIDDEVTEKLKAKWEKYDMGIPLVIKKSEYRDVVEPLVNFINSDEFCTREDDIVTVVVPQFTSEKWWGNILHNQTAIFLKRSLLKNKNIATITVPFIIKDYKKR; encoded by the coding sequence ATGTCAAGTTTAAAAAGTTATCTGATTGGTAAGCCACTTAAATCGTCTCAAATTCATCACGAAAAATTTTCGGTAATTAATGGATTGCCTGTATTATCATCAGATGCTATTTCATCAGTAGCTTATGCATGTGAAGAAATACTATGGGTCCTTGTGCCTATCATGGGAATAGGGTCTTTTAAATATTTAGGAATGGTATCATTAGCGATAATAGCCTTATTATGTATATTAGTTTTTTCATATAGACAAACTATAGAGAGCTATCCAAATGGAGGAGGTTCATACATAGTTTCTAGGGAGAACTTAGGAGTAGTACCTAGTCTAGTAGCAGGTGCTTCACTTACGGTAGATTATGTGCTAACAGTTGCAGTAAGTACAACTGCCGGAGTTGCAGCAATCACATCAGCAATTCCATGGCTTTTAGATTATAAGATAGAACTTGCTGTATGCATTATAATACTTATGGCAATAGGAAACTTAAGAGGAATTAGAGATTCTGCTAGATTCTTTAGTGTGCCTACATATTTGTTTTTATTTACAGCAATTTTAATGATCGTAGTAGGATTATATAAGTATTTTATATTAGGTATAGAACCCGCACAAACTGTAGTTCTTTCTAATCAAATTGGAGATTTAACTATACTTTTATTTCTAAAAGCTTTTTCGGCTGGATGTACAGCATTAACGGGATTAGAAGCTGTAAGTGATGGGGTACCTAACTTTAAAGCCCCAGCAACGAAGCATGCAAAACAAGTTTTGTATCTACTATTTGGAATAGTAGTTATACTATTTGGAGGAATGTCTTTACTTGCAAGTGTTTATCATGCAGCACCAAGTTTAGATAAAACAGTTATATCACAAATAGCGGGACAAGTATTTGGCCAAAATACATTTTTATTTTTCCTTATGCAAATAGCAACGACATTAATACTTACTATGGCAGCAAATACAGCATTTTCTGATTTTCCATTGCTATTATCTTTTATAGCAAGAGATGGATATGCACCTAGACAATTTGCACAGAGAGGCTCAAGATTAAGCTTTTCTAATGGTATAATATTGCTTTCTATTGCAGCATCAATACTTGTAGTAATATTTAGGGGAGAAAATCACTATTTATTGCCTTTATATGCAGTAGGAGTTTTTGTATCATTTACATTATCACAGTCAGGTATGGTAATGAAGTGGATAAGAAGTAAACAAGCAGGTTGGAGACTTAAGGCATTTATAAATGGTTTTGGTGCATTAATAACTTTAGGTACTGCAATAGTAATATCAGTGAATAAGTTCTTACATGGAGCTTGGGTAGTGTTTATTTTGGTTCCGGTTGGCGTAGTTATAATGAAGAGAATAAATAGACATTACAAGAAAGTTGCTGAACAATTAAGCTTAGATAACAATTACTTCCCAGAGTTTAGTAAAAATGAAGCTAGAAGATTTATAGTACCAGTGGCAACACTAAATGAGGCAGTAATTAAAACAATAAGTTATGCTAAATGCTTATCAAAGGATATTACAGCATTCCATATTTCTATAGATGATGAAGTTACTGAAAAGTTAAAAGCAAAATGGGAAAAATATGATATGGGAATACCGCTAGTAATTAAGAAGTCCGAATATAGAGATGTAGTTGAGCCACTAGTAAACTTTATTAATTCAGATGAGTTTTGTACACGTGAAGATGATATAGTTACGGTTGTTGTTCCACAGTTTACTTCTGAAAAATGGTGGGGAAATATTCTTCATAATCAAACAGCAATATTCTTAAAGAGATCATTACTAAAGAATAAGAATATAGCAACAATAACTGTTCCATTTATAATTAAAGATTATAAAAAAAGATAG
- a CDS encoding sensor histidine kinase: MKRNSIKFKIFISTAGILIVCTMIILTTLYLALPKYYYNYKMKNIEKGIKTLSGQLSKTNIKSQDNQESQTLLHNFMKNYNVSLVLLDHSSNLVFLPNSFSRFSGNEWLKGISQDKKTDGPPLNGDSNTSGKIINKKNNSEIYAYTQKVYFKDDSSSYYLMIEAPLQPIDEAAKVILYLMPYMFLFIVVIALGTALIYSRRITDPLLTLNDVARRISKLDFSIKSEISSKDEMGELSSSLNTLASNLQKNMDDLKDANMKLKDDIKKQKIREKERQEFVATISHELKSPITSVSGQIEGMLYNIGAYKDRDKYLKKSLSIMKDMEKLVYELLDIYKLESNEKLENKSIINLSEIVSDIMEDLFFFIEEKKVRLNIDIDKEFTIEGDYDRLNKAFSNIIINAIKYSKEEENIVIKLSKPDNSRAYLEVVNTGTSINEEHLNKLFEPFYRVEKSRNRKTGGSGLGLYIVKKILELHQFDYRIENIDNGVKFTIEF; the protein is encoded by the coding sequence ATGAAGAGAAATAGTATTAAATTTAAGATTTTTATTTCTACAGCTGGAATTCTTATAGTTTGTACAATGATAATTCTAACAACATTATACCTTGCTTTACCAAAGTACTATTATAATTATAAAATGAAGAATATTGAAAAAGGTATAAAAACATTAAGCGGGCAATTAAGTAAGACAAATATAAAATCTCAGGACAATCAAGAATCACAAACACTACTACATAATTTTATGAAAAACTATAATGTATCCTTAGTATTGCTAGATCATAGCAGTAATTTGGTTTTTTTACCAAATTCTTTTAGTAGATTTTCGGGAAATGAATGGCTTAAGGGTATATCTCAAGATAAAAAAACAGATGGGCCTCCGCTAAATGGAGATAGTAATACATCAGGTAAAATAATAAATAAAAAGAACAATTCAGAGATCTATGCCTATACGCAAAAAGTATATTTCAAAGATGATTCAAGCAGCTATTATTTAATGATTGAGGCTCCTCTTCAGCCAATTGATGAAGCTGCAAAGGTTATATTATATTTAATGCCATATATGTTTTTATTTATAGTCGTTATAGCCTTAGGAACTGCATTGATTTATTCAAGAAGGATAACAGACCCACTACTAACCTTAAATGATGTAGCTCGAAGAATATCTAAATTAGATTTTAGTATTAAATCTGAAATATCTAGCAAGGATGAAATGGGCGAATTATCAAGTAGCTTGAATACTTTGGCTAGTAATCTTCAAAAGAATATGGATGACTTGAAAGATGCTAATATGAAGCTTAAAGATGATATAAAGAAGCAAAAAATACGAGAGAAAGAAAGACAAGAATTTGTTGCAACTATATCACATGAGTTAAAATCACCAATAACATCAGTTAGTGGACAGATAGAAGGTATGCTCTATAATATAGGAGCCTATAAAGACAGAGATAAGTATTTAAAAAAATCTCTCTCTATAATGAAGGATATGGAGAAATTAGTTTATGAGCTTTTAGATATATATAAGCTTGAGAGCAATGAGAAGTTAGAAAATAAGAGTATAATAAATCTGTCAGAAATAGTAAGTGATATAATGGAGGATCTGTTCTTTTTCATTGAAGAAAAAAAGGTTAGATTAAATATAGACATAGACAAGGAGTTTACAATTGAAGGAGATTATGACAGACTAAATAAGGCATTTTCAAATATAATTATTAATGCAATAAAATATTCCAAAGAGGAAGAAAATATAGTAATTAAATTAAGTAAGCCAGATAATTCAAGAGCTTATTTGGAAGTTGTAAATACAGGTACATCAATAAATGAGGAACATTTAAATAAATTATTTGAACCATTTTATAGAGTAGAGAAATCTAGAAACCGAAAAACTGGTGGTAGTGGTTTAGGACTTTACATTGTAAAGAAGATATTAGAATTACATCAGTTTGATTATAGAATTGAGAATATTGATAATGGAGTTAAGTTTACAATTGAGTTTTAA
- a CDS encoding DUF5105 domain-containing protein — protein sequence MRKYIKFFSAAMAIIMSMALVSACSKKPAVTPDQYLTFYMDLAVKNTEGDAAKLGISSDEVKKFKDQMESQYSKVVENDTSGVDKESLNKMVTSIRKGMSQIKYDIKTVESDSKSAKVEMSINPMVIEQSDFSPEKLISQDEIMQLASQYTDQATLEKKATEIIIDKLCKYFENPKISDEAKKVTIELKVEKGEWKEVNEGTLENFIKNNLIIYK from the coding sequence ATGAGAAAATATATTAAATTTTTCTCGGCAGCAATGGCCATAATAATGTCAATGGCTCTAGTGTCTGCATGTAGTAAAAAGCCAGCAGTTACACCAGATCAATACTTAACATTTTACATGGATTTAGCAGTAAAGAATACTGAAGGAGACGCAGCAAAACTAGGGATATCTAGCGATGAAGTGAAGAAATTTAAGGATCAAATGGAGAGTCAATATAGTAAGGTTGTAGAAAATGACACAAGTGGTGTAGATAAAGAAAGCCTAAACAAAATGGTTACATCAATAAGGAAAGGTATGTCACAAATCAAATATGACATAAAAACAGTAGAATCTGATAGTAAGAGTGCTAAGGTCGAAATGTCAATAAATCCAATGGTAATAGAGCAAAGTGATTTTAGTCCAGAAAAGCTAATATCTCAAGATGAAATTATGCAATTGGCTTCACAATATACTGACCAAGCTACATTGGAAAAGAAAGCTACAGAAATAATTATAGATAAATTATGTAAGTACTTCGAGAATCCAAAAATATCTGATGAAGCTAAAAAGGTGACTATTGAATTGAAGGTTGAAAAAGGTGAATGGAAAGAAGTAAATGAAGGAACCCTTGAAAACTTTATAAAAAACAACTTGATAATTTATAAATAA
- a CDS encoding ABC transporter permease, translating to MGSINIIVELLASTLALAAPLIFAGLGGVFSEKSGVVNIGLEGMMIIGAFFGVYGSHITGSALVGLVFAVIAGGLIALVHAFLSISLRAEQVISGTAINLFSQALAAFLIFKLFGKGGQTDGVNGLDYTVPEIIRNIPVVGRFISGLNWFVFLAIIAVVVTHFIMYKTPWGLRIRSVGEHPQAADTLGINVYKTRYICVVISGMLAGLGGAALSLGMTPLYRDGMVAGRGFIALAALIFGNWKPVGTMWACLLFSFANALQLKSQAFGFNLPTEVYAIFPYIITMVALAGFVGKTQAPAADGIPYEKGKR from the coding sequence ATGGGTAGCATTAATATTATAGTAGAACTTTTAGCCTCCACATTAGCTTTAGCAGCACCACTAATTTTTGCTGGACTTGGAGGGGTTTTTTCTGAAAAGTCTGGAGTAGTAAATATCGGACTTGAAGGTATGATGATTATAGGTGCATTTTTTGGTGTATATGGTTCTCATATAACAGGAAGTGCTTTAGTTGGGTTAGTTTTTGCAGTAATAGCTGGTGGATTGATTGCATTAGTGCATGCTTTCCTTAGTATATCGCTTAGAGCTGAACAAGTAATCTCTGGTACGGCAATAAACTTATTTTCACAAGCTTTGGCAGCTTTCTTAATATTTAAGTTATTCGGAAAAGGGGGCCAAACTGATGGTGTTAATGGCCTAGATTATACTGTCCCTGAAATTATAAGAAATATACCAGTTGTAGGAAGATTTATCTCTGGATTAAACTGGTTTGTATTCTTAGCAATAATAGCAGTTGTAGTTACACATTTTATTATGTATAAGACTCCATGGGGATTAAGAATTAGGTCTGTTGGAGAGCACCCACAAGCAGCTGATACCCTTGGAATAAATGTATATAAGACAAGATATATATGTGTAGTAATTTCTGGAATGTTAGCTGGATTAGGTGGAGCTGCATTATCATTAGGAATGACTCCATTATATAGAGATGGAATGGTAGCTGGTAGAGGATTTATTGCACTAGCTGCATTAATCTTTGGTAACTGGAAACCAGTAGGTACTATGTGGGCATGTTTGCTATTCAGTTTCGCAAATGCACTACAATTAAAATCGCAAGCATTTGGATTTAACTTACCAACAGAAGTATATGCAATATTCCCATATATAATAACTATGGTAGCACTTGCAGGTTTTGTTGGAAAGACACAAGCACCAGCAGCAGATGGAATACCTTATGAAAAAGGTAAGCGATAG